The following are from one region of the Rhodospirillales bacterium genome:
- a CDS encoding 2-phospho-L-lactate transferase, with translation MTPPLPSGRVLLLSGGVGGARLARGLAQALPDPALLSVAVNTADDFMHLGLAICPDLDTVLYTLAGLENAEQGWGRSDETWSFMAALAKLGGETWFRLGDKDLALHVFRTRALAEGRTLSTITAEAARIFEIASEILPMTDDRVATVVETDTGTLSFQDYFVRRHCEPRVKGFRFIGADAARPLPRLMALLADPSLRAVVIGPSNPFVSVAPILALPGVSKAIQACTAPVIAVSPLVGGHAVKGPAAKMIAEMGGAPGIAWIAEHYAGLIDGLVIDEADRDAARAIRGPRVRIAKTVMRSDADRATLAGDVLAFAEEIRA, from the coding sequence ATGACCCCGCCCCTTCCTTCAGGACGCGTGTTGCTTCTTTCCGGTGGCGTCGGCGGCGCGCGCTTGGCGCGCGGGCTCGCCCAGGCACTTCCCGATCCGGCGCTGCTTTCGGTTGCCGTCAACACCGCCGACGATTTCATGCACCTCGGGCTCGCCATCTGCCCCGACCTTGACACGGTGCTTTACACCTTGGCCGGCCTCGAGAACGCGGAGCAAGGCTGGGGGCGCTCGGACGAAACCTGGTCGTTCATGGCGGCGCTGGCGAAGCTTGGCGGCGAAACCTGGTTCAGGCTCGGCGACAAGGATTTGGCGCTGCACGTCTTCCGCACCCGCGCGCTGGCCGAGGGGCGGACGCTGTCGACGATCACGGCGGAGGCCGCCCGCATCTTCGAGATCGCGTCCGAAATCCTGCCCATGACCGACGACCGGGTGGCGACCGTGGTCGAAACCGACACGGGTACGCTTTCCTTTCAGGACTATTTCGTGCGCCGGCATTGCGAACCGCGGGTCAAGGGTTTCCGCTTCATCGGCGCCGACGCCGCCCGGCCGCTGCCGCGATTGATGGCGCTTCTCGCCGATCCGAGCCTGCGCGCGGTGGTGATCGGGCCGTCGAATCCGTTCGTCAGCGTCGCGCCGATTTTGGCATTGCCGGGTGTGAGCAAAGCGATTCAAGCTTGCACGGCTCCCGTGATCGCCGTGTCGCCCCTGGTCGGGGGGCACGCGGTCAAGGGGCCGGCGGCCAAGATGATCGCCGAGATGGGCGGCGCGCCGGGCATTGCCTGGATCGCCGAGCATTACGCCGGGCTGATCGACGGCCTGGTGATCGACGAGGCCGACCGGGACGCCGCCCGGGCGATCCGCGGCCCTCGGGTGCGAATCGCCAAAACGGTGATGCGGAGCGACGCCGATCGCGCCACACTGGCGGGCGACGTGCTCGCCTTCGCCGAGGAGATCCGCGCGTGA
- the cofC gene encoding 2-phospho-L-lactate guanylyltransferase gives MTPAPMFALVPVRALTDAKRRLSPLLDAGERAALARAMLEDVIECLSRAPSVEGIAVITDDADAARVASDFGALALPDTPEGGLNASLEAAAAWARGSHAERALLVLPADVPGAMPDDIAALAAENAHVVLAPARDGGTNALRLRPDAKIPFAFGLGSCARHAANARAAGLSVVVVERPGLALDLDRPEDVALYLARAGTSRTLGLLHRLGVARRLKEKATP, from the coding sequence GTGACGCCCGCCCCCATGTTCGCCCTGGTTCCGGTTCGCGCGCTGACGGACGCCAAGCGGCGCCTTTCACCCCTGCTCGACGCCGGGGAACGCGCGGCGCTCGCGCGGGCGATGCTGGAAGACGTGATCGAATGTCTGTCGCGCGCGCCGTCGGTCGAGGGAATCGCGGTCATCACCGACGACGCCGACGCGGCGCGGGTGGCCTCCGATTTCGGGGCGCTCGCGCTGCCCGACACACCGGAAGGGGGACTCAACGCCAGCCTGGAGGCGGCCGCGGCCTGGGCGCGCGGGTCGCATGCCGAACGCGCCCTTCTCGTCCTGCCCGCCGACGTGCCGGGCGCCATGCCCGACGACATCGCCGCGTTGGCGGCCGAAAACGCCCATGTCGTGCTCGCGCCCGCCCGCGACGGCGGCACCAACGCGCTCCGGCTGCGCCCGGACGCGAAAATACCGTTCGCGTTCGGGCTCGGAAGCTGCGCCCGCCACGCCGCAAACGCCCGCGCCGCCGGATTGTCGGTCGTCGTCGTCGAGCGGCCCGGCCTCGCCCTCGACCTCGACCGGCCCGAGGACGTCGCCCTTTACCTCGCCCGCGCCGGCACCTCGCGCACCCTTGGACTCCTGCACCGGCTCGGCGTCGCGCGCAGACTCAAGGAGAAGGCCACGCCATGA
- the cofH gene encoding 7,8-didemethyl-8-hydroxy-5-deazariboflavin synthase subunit CofH, producing MSELLQRAAEGARLADGEIAALAHINTASLLAAARARRDLGHGSLVTYSPKVFIPLTKLCRDVCAYCTFARSPREVPPYLTPDEVLAIAKAGVSAGCREALFTLGDKPEARWDAARDALEALGYPSTLAYLAAMARLVRDETGLLPHLNPGVMSENDCRNLKPVSASMGVMMESLAERLAAKGGPHFGSPDKVPAARLATLEAAGRARVPFTTGILVGIGETEAERIETLLAIRRVHESFGHVQEIIIQNFRAKPGTRMADTPHADGDAHLRAIALSRLIFDASMSVQAPPNLSPGVLEDLIAAGIDDWGGVSPVTPDHVNPEAPWPEVRELEARTAAAGKTLAARLAVRPAFQRAEDDWLDPAMRPAVLRLADADGLASGDWIAGQTRVPPSLSAPGLGPSGLAAVTARARDGKLLAETEIRALFAARGADFAFVRRQADMLRREAAGDAVSYVVNRNINYTNICSYRCAFCAFSKGRGKDAARDPAYLLPASEIAARTAEAWARGATEVCLQGGIHPDYDGHTYFAILAAAKRAAPAIHVHAFSPLEIHHGAETLGLSAAEFLAELKRAGLGSLPGTAAEILDDEVRATLCPDKIRSGRWLEIVAAAHAVGLKTTATIMFGHVDAPEHWARHLLRIRDLQRETGGFTEFVPLPFVPMEAPIFRQGRARRGPSFREAVLMHAVARLALHPWIGNIQTSWVKMGPEGAAVALESGANDLGGILMNENITRAAGAVFGQEMPPEAMDALIRRMGRAPRQRTTLYGTPTAERTVQAAE from the coding sequence ATGAGCGAACTTCTCCAGCGCGCCGCCGAGGGCGCCCGGCTCGCTGACGGCGAGATCGCCGCACTCGCCCATATCAACACCGCCTCGTTGCTCGCAGCCGCGCGCGCGCGCCGTGACCTCGGCCACGGCAGCCTCGTCACCTATTCGCCCAAGGTGTTCATCCCGCTCACCAAGCTTTGCCGCGACGTTTGCGCCTATTGCACCTTCGCGCGCTCCCCGCGCGAAGTCCCGCCCTACCTGACGCCTGACGAAGTTCTGGCGATCGCAAAAGCGGGCGTGTCGGCCGGCTGCCGCGAGGCGCTGTTCACGCTCGGCGACAAGCCGGAAGCGCGCTGGGACGCAGCGCGCGATGCGCTTGAGGCGCTCGGGTATCCGAGCACGCTCGCCTACCTCGCCGCCATGGCTAGGCTCGTCCGCGACGAAACCGGACTGTTGCCGCACCTCAATCCCGGCGTCATGAGCGAGAACGATTGCCGGAACCTGAAGCCCGTTTCCGCGTCCATGGGCGTGATGATGGAAAGCCTCGCCGAGCGCCTCGCCGCCAAAGGTGGCCCGCATTTCGGCTCGCCCGACAAGGTGCCGGCCGCGCGGCTCGCGACTCTGGAGGCGGCGGGGCGGGCGCGTGTGCCGTTCACCACCGGGATTCTGGTCGGCATCGGCGAGACCGAAGCCGAGCGGATCGAGACCCTGCTCGCCATCCGCCGCGTCCACGAGTCCTTCGGCCATGTCCAGGAGATCATCATCCAGAATTTCCGCGCCAAGCCGGGCACCCGCATGGCCGATACGCCCCACGCCGACGGCGATGCGCACCTGCGCGCGATCGCGTTGAGCCGTCTCATTTTCGATGCGTCCATGAGCGTGCAGGCGCCGCCGAACCTGAGCCCAGGCGTGCTCGAAGACCTGATCGCGGCCGGAATCGACGACTGGGGCGGCGTGTCGCCGGTAACCCCCGACCACGTCAACCCGGAAGCGCCGTGGCCGGAAGTGCGCGAATTGGAAGCGCGCACGGCCGCTGCCGGCAAGACTTTGGCCGCGCGCCTCGCCGTCCGGCCCGCGTTTCAGCGCGCGGAGGACGATTGGCTCGATCCGGCCATGCGTCCGGCGGTGCTGCGCCTCGCCGATGCCGATGGGCTCGCGAGCGGGGACTGGATCGCGGGCCAAACGCGCGTGCCGCCGTCACTATCCGCTCCCGGATTGGGACCCTCGGGCTTGGCCGCCGTCACCGCGCGGGCGCGCGACGGCAAGCTTCTCGCCGAAACCGAAATTCGCGCGCTGTTCGCCGCGCGCGGGGCCGATTTCGCCTTCGTGCGGCGCCAAGCCGACATGCTTCGGCGCGAAGCGGCGGGCGACGCCGTCAGCTACGTGGTCAACCGCAACATCAACTACACCAACATCTGTTCTTACCGCTGCGCGTTCTGCGCCTTTTCCAAGGGGCGCGGCAAGGACGCCGCGCGCGATCCCGCATACCTCCTGCCCGCGTCCGAGATCGCGGCGCGGACGGCGGAAGCCTGGGCGCGCGGCGCGACCGAGGTTTGCCTGCAAGGCGGCATTCATCCCGATTACGACGGCCATACCTATTTCGCCATCCTCGCCGCCGCCAAGCGGGCGGCACCCGCGATCCATGTGCACGCCTTTTCGCCGCTCGAAATCCATCACGGCGCCGAGACTCTCGGTCTTTCTGCCGCCGAGTTCCTGGCCGAATTGAAGCGCGCGGGGCTCGGGTCGCTGCCCGGCACCGCGGCCGAAATCCTCGACGACGAGGTGCGTGCGACCCTTTGCCCCGACAAAATCCGTAGCGGGCGCTGGCTCGAGATCGTCGCGGCGGCGCACGCCGTCGGACTGAAAACCACCGCCACCATCATGTTCGGCCACGTCGACGCGCCCGAGCACTGGGCGCGTCATCTGCTCCGCATCCGCGACCTGCAACGCGAAACCGGCGGCTTCACCGAGTTCGTGCCGCTGCCGTTCGTGCCGATGGAAGCGCCGATCTTCCGCCAAGGCCGCGCCCGCCGGGGGCCCAGTTTCCGCGAGGCGGTGCTGATGCATGCGGTCGCGCGGCTCGCGCTTCATCCCTGGATCGGCAACATCCAGACCTCGTGGGTCAAGATGGGGCCCGAGGGCGCAGCCGTCGCGCTTGAGTCGGGCGCCAACGATCTGGGCGGAATATTGATGAACGAAAACATCACCCGCGCGGCGGGCGCGGTCTTCGGCCAGGAAATGCCGCCCGAAGCCATGGACGCCCTGATCCGGCGCATGGGCCGTGCGCCTCGCCAACGCACGACCCTTTACGGCACGCCGACGGCGGAGCGTACCGTACAAGCGGCCGAATAA